GAATTTTAGAGACAACTATTAAAGTACTATGCAATGTATCTCTTGCAGATGTTatcttcataaatatttttaattttagggGAATTCCATATGTATCCAAAAATCGAGTGAATCGAATGAATGCAATTGCTGATAAGCTTATGAGTGAAGATTACGACATTGTTTGTCTTCAAGAAGTATGGTCTATTGATGATTTTCGACTAATCAGAGCGAAAACTCAAGATAAATTACCATACTCACACTATTTTTTTaggtatttaaaaaatatggctgttattgtatttattgacTCTTTAATATTATTCATTGAAACTCCTATCATTTTCCTTCAGTGGAGTGGTTGGATCTGGCATTTGTATATTTTCCCGATATTGTATCGGAGATGTAATGTTCCATAAATGGACTTTAAATGGCTATGTACATAAAATTCACCATGGAGATTGGTTTGGAGGCAAAGGAGTTGGGCTGTGTAGAATACAGGCTCAAAATGTACATATCAACGTTTATGTAGctcatgtatgtatatatatacatatatttttgaataatcagTTATTTcaggaaaaataaatttatataaatgaatatatatttGCAGTTACATGCTGAATACTGCAGAGAAAACGATGAATACAATGCCCATCGAGTCATGCAGGCCTTTGATACAGCACAATTCATTAGAATGACAAGAGGTGGGGCAGATGCTGTGATATTAGGTGGTGATCTTAATACGGAGCCACAAGATTTAGCTTTTCGAATAATTTGTGGAATAGCTGAATTATCAGATGCTTGCTCAAAAGATGCTAATAGTCTTGGGACCAGTGAATGTGCCAAAAATAGCTATACCGATTTAAGAGTGGCTAGAAAAATACCCCAGGGCAAGCGGATTGATCATATATTGTACTTGGGATCAAAAAGATATAAGGTATGTTGAAtaggaataaataaatcaacttGTTTGCTATTTAGACAagcattttaataataataatatattttcataGGTTGATGTAAGCGAGTTTTCTCACCCATTCCCAACAAGAGTACCAGACAAGACTTTTAGTTATTCTGATCATGAGGCTGTCATGGCATCTTTTAAATTCACGAaaggtaaattttttaattgttattgaATGAACTAAAGTCTATTGAatcaattaaacttattaaatgaaatatttcatgcaGGTTATCACAATGCAAATACTAGTAACGACATCAAAGAACACCTAAAAGAAGCAATCAACGTCTGCGAAGCAGCTCTACGTAACGTTCGAAGACAACGTCTATGGTACTTGATAGCAAGTTTGATTCTGATAATCCCCTTAGTATGGTCTATGGGTCTGGATTATCTGATGACCAATTTTGAAAGCAGTATTGGTTTCAATTTACTGAGGCTCTTTATTACCTCTGTACTATGTTATACTTTGTTCATGAGTACTATATGGAATAGTcttgaaaaaaatgctttgaaAGCAGGCTGCATGGCTATGGAACTTCACCTCTTGAAATTACTTAGGAAGAGCCAAAATGAGTGCCTCATGTCCAACATAAACGGGCAAAGGTAACATTACGTATGGATAAAAGAAACTTCAAAGTAATACGTTCAATGAGCACGGGAGATTCCAAACCTGTTTTCACGGTCTAAATACGACGACaaggaaaatttaattttaaataattttttggtGCTGCTCAAGCGATGCTTTAAACTAATGAAGTTCAATTTTACATGTGATAGGCGTggcaaaattttcaattttgaacTGCATTGCTAAAAGTGTAATAACGAGTGAGTAATAACTGCATTCCCTCCtttagaaaaatgtttaagaaAACATTGGCTGGTCCTGACGAATCGATAAGTATAAACATGATTGGTCAATGGTGACGCTGCGGCAAATTtacaactaaaaaaaaaacttagaatGATTGGTTATAAAATCGGCGCCGATAGTTACAGCCAAATTAGTTAGACAgattgaaacaaaaattaggTAATTAACATCGCAATGATATTCGAATGATTTCAGCTTGTATTTTAAACCTGAAAATCGTAAATACAGAATATTCGGAGCGTGCGCATGGATCTTGCTAGTTTTATAAGTCAATGAAAGATTTTTCGAGAAAATCCTAGAAATCATTTATTATGGGAACTCTTCCGCGTTCCCAAAGTTAGCCTAAAGTTTTTTAGCGTATTCTTTAAATACTTCGAGATTTATTTCCGTTTCATATATAGATTGCGAATCGACGCTTTATTATACAAAGCGAAATTGCGTTTCGCAGTTTTTGAAACTTCTGATCATTGAGCTTAGTTATTATACGGCATATTGTATTATGCTcgtttttaatgtattttatccgTACGAATTCTACTTGTGTTCAAACGATACGTATATTATAGTGtattcaattgtaaaaatGATACTTTCcgttaataaatttattatattattgttaattccGCTCGTTCGACAACTTTCCTCATAAACGAAATGGTTGTATACAAAACAAACAAAGCGTTCAACGAAAATAATATAGCAGTAGGCTATTAACCGTCGCATTAAATAATGATCAATGGGCGCGCATTAGGTGTCCCTGTAGAACCTTTGAATTAACCAATTACGCAGCTGCAGCGCCAACAGAGGAGAGACAATTAACGGGCCTAGACAGTATTTACCCTGGCGTCTAATTATCGCGTTACAGCGTTGAGCCGTGTATGAACAATAACACGCACTTGTCGCGTTAAGAGCTTTCGTGCCATGTTACACTCCATGGCAAACAAAGATATCAGCgaagtaaagaaaaaaaaaaaaacaacgagaaaatttaattaatccaATTCGCAAAATCGTCATACCTCTTCGTTCGTGTCGTCGAGTAATAGTTCCGGACAGGCCTCGTCCTCGCGCACGTACATCGCGGAGCCTTGACCTCGTTCAAGTTCACCGGCACTATAGGCTGCGCGAAGGCCAAGGGCAAGTAGTCGCGACTAATACCGGCTTCCGCGCGCTTTGTGTGCGACGACTCGACGGCCGTGATCGGAATATGTTCGCGAAAATGAGTTCGTTGCTTCGTTGAGATTTTTACACAAAGTCGACTTGTATGCGGTATATCGGCTGTGCTGTATTGTAACTATAAGaactgaattttttattttctgttcATGCGACGCGCGGATGAGAAATTTTCTAGGCAAGTCGAACGCTGCTGAGTTTGTATATTGATTTTGACGCGGCGAACTGGTAAATACGCGGAATCGGTATGGGTCGAACTAGTACATAGCtgtgtgtacgtatgtatgtTCATAGACCGATGTCGACTATGCCAGAATTCCGGGGAACGTATTGGAAAACGTTCGGTACAACCCACTGGTTGGCTGGCTAGGCCTTTTTTGTTTTgccaaaaatgtaaaaaaatccaTGAACAAAGCCGCGCTGCATCAGCTGCAGTTTacgttcgagagagagagaaatacgGGTTTTTCCTTCagcaaaataaaattctagttTACAGGCAATAGTGCTTCAGATgcatatacattttatttttgtttaaggaacaaattttcagttatatcaATACTGTTATAAAAAAGCTCACGTTTTTATgctacaaaaataaaatcagaaGAGACCATCATCCAATTAACATTCGCCAGTAGAGCTTCTTCGCAATAAGCGACAGTCTTGGCTCTAATTGAACCCACGCCGCAACGGTAACAATGAACCGAATTTCTCATTGAGTCCGATACAAAAGCGCAAACTTTATTTCTCGAAGTCAATGACCGTCGATATTGAAATTCAATATTTACCCGGACGCGCGCTGGACTCTTATAAACTCGCGAAGCTATAGGGATCAGTGAAGGAGTAAGCGGGTGATCCATTAAAGTTTTTCACAGACTACCGCCGGAATTTCGGACGATCATATTTTGCTCAGAGGTATCGAGGCAGAATGCAAGTGGGTTATCGGAGAGAACTCGCGATATTGATGATATATTCCTGACTGCCAATGGGGTCAGAGCTCGAGTATTTCTGTATgcatttgttattttttgcttatatTTTCGTTCggtttgattttaaaatttcgtatGTATAATCTAAGCTTATAAGCTCGACGTTTGGAATAccaaaaagagagagaaggccgATGAACGAGAAGAATATACAGCGATCAGATGATCCGTCAATATTTGACCGGATGGATCAATTCCGTCAGCGTAATTAATCAGATATTCTCTATCCAGCTCTTCATACAGATAACTACTAAAATATGATATGTTCTGTGTGAAATTGGAAATGATTATAAGAGCTTGTCTACTTTAGGACACTTCATTATCCGGAGAATCGATCGCAGGCTCATCGCGATAGCGAGAAATGAAATTGGATATAATCGAATGCGAAGAAACGAACGAGATCGTTCTCACAAAGTGTACGCAAACGCTCGCTgatattcaattttaattgcCACTCGGGTATAGACAAGCGATgttcattaaaaaaagataatttcTTCTTTTCAATTACAGAATTTATGATCCTTGCCAATCAATTCAAATTGATAGCGAGGGTTGACTACTCGCAAGAgggaatgaaaatatttcaagagtcgttaaataaatttttattttaattccagattatatatgtatatcaaaCAATCATGTATCGACGACGCAATATTATTGATACgtcttttgaaaaaattaaattccaaCCGGTGCTTGGATCTTCTTTATTTACAGAATTATgaaataaatgtgaaatgaaAATCGTCGAAGAATCCATATATACCAAGATCGATATCTTTTTAGCATGACCGAATTCCTTTTACATATAAGGGTGGCCCCCTTCAGTTTAAGTAGTCTTTGGTACTTGAAAAAAGTAGTTGATTGTATGCATTACGTATTAGTTTGCTAGTCGAAAATTCCGAAGGATGGTCATTAGCTGTAGGATACAGTTGTTTTATTAGTTTCTACAAAGTTATACTTTTACCTTTTTTGCAAAAGTATACGCTATAGTTGCGTTTCGCTTAGCAAAACTCGTAAGAAATTTGTCTACTAATATTTAATTTGGAGATATTTAGGCAACTATACGATTTGGTCATAGCCTATGATACACTGTTTAATGTTGCATTCTTTAGTCGCTATATGTACTTAGAATATTTATGCTAGTTTTGGCTTATACCTATTGAGACCACATACTGAAagatcaaattaaaatttcacttATTGCTGGAGAATTTACGACATTTTGATAACAAAATAAAGATCGAAGTGGATAGACCATTGAATCGATATATTGCTCATGATTCTCCTTGTGTATTCAGATAATTTTTGAACATTATCACgataaaatttcttttcatttCAACATTCATATTTTAGATTatcatataaatattataaataaagatCATTATATAATAGAAAACATGTTTCGTCTTAAGTAGATTATACGTACAtagttatatattatttataaacgaGTGAGGACATGAAAAAATTGACTAGAAATAATTCGGAGCAGCGATGAACGACGGTATGCATAACTCAACAAGTACAGTATAGATTCCTGTTATTTTGGTGTAAAAGTCCGaaataacaaagtttttcaataaataacaaAGTTGATACGTATATATTTGTATAACACGGTGTGCGCTTGACATGATCAGTTGAAATACACCATTGAAAACAATTCGCATTAGGCAATCTCGATTGTCCTTAATGGAATTTCTCACGGAATCCCTATAATCGCCGCGCACATTATTTCTCTAACGCTTATTACCTTACATCAACACCGACTACACCTATACATCTTGGCAAACGTAACTCGCTGCTCGCACATACTAGCATGAACTATCGCCTAGATCGCATAATACCCAACAAACTCAAACAGTCGACAAAGCATAAAGTTCGGAAAATCAGAGTTCGCTAACGGGAGCATCGACGTAGTCGGGCAATCCGTGTCCGAGGGTGATGGTTATGTTGATGACGGGATCGCCGGAGTCGCTTGGCTGTAGTTCGCTCTCCTCGCGAATGCGCGCTCTCAGATCTATCAATCTCAGCGTCTCGGAGTCGATAGCGCCAGATTCTGCGCGGCTGGAATCGCGGCGACCGAGTTGGTGCAACTCGTAATCGGCACCCCTCAGACCGTTCATCTTCTTCCTGCCGAGCGGCGATGAGGAAGCTCCGGCTGCGAACGAACTCGTTGGTCCCCGATGGCAGTTTGATTGAGCGCTCGGATAGGCCGCTACGGATCTGCGCGCAGTTGTATTTCGGTATATACAATCGAAACTTTGTAATATCGCAAAAAAAGTTCAGTGAACTAACCGTCTACGCAGGTCATCGACGAGCCTCTTAACGTCAAGCTCAGCCCAGTGATTCCTCTCGTAGCTCACGCTCTCCCCTCGATGATTTCTCACGTAGGCGAGACGAGTCTGCGACGCTTCGGATTTTTCCATCGAAGCCCTTCTGAGGCCGTTGCACTGCTCGCAAGCCTCGTCGTACTCGACCGTTGCTTCGCACTCCCACATCAGCTGTTtcggttgctgctgctgttgctgctgatgATCGTCGATGCTCTTAACCGGTGACGCTTTGCCAGTTGTCGCTGTGGCGGTGCCGAGCAGGAGAGCCTGGCACAGCGACATCAGCAATTCCTTGTCCGTCTGCGTCGACAGCGTGCGCCTCtttatgctgctgctgttgctcctGTAAGCTGCGGACGTGATTGGGGCGAATTAGGGTCGTTTGCACAATTGGTTATTTAGCCTCTACTATGCGCGAGGGCGGGAAATTACGTAGAGTTCGCCGTTGATTAACGCCGGAGATATTCAAAGCAGGCTGCTCAAACTTTCACCGTATACCGCGTATACAGTATTTTTTCCGCAACTACCTCGTTTAAAGAAACTCGAACGCAGATAAGAAATTTACACCCCCATCGTAATCTCGAAACTTTTCCTGCGTCGTCCCCCGTAACGATTAAAAGAAAGACTTGCAATTACCGGAGGAGGACTCGGTCTCCTCGCTCTCGGAGATCCTGTAGACGGCGTGCTTGGGCGTGGGCTCGGCTATGGCAGCGGCGACTCGTGCCCCGATGTGACACCTGATGGACTTGCTCGTGGTGAAGAGGGCACGATTGTTCCGGTCGGGCCTCAGCACGATGATGTAGAGCTTCGGCATGAATAGGAAGACGAGGGTGACCGAGGCGCTCAGCGTCACGCACATGCACATCGTTATCACCTGCGACAGTTTTGCGTCTTTGAAGAGCCTCTATAAAGCGGGACACGGGGCAGCTTATAACTATAACTATATTATATTGGGCGGGGGACTGCTAGTAAAATTGGAGCACGTAATAATAAGCTTTAGCAGTGCGGACAGCGAGGAGAGCAACGCATGCGACTACTATATGATGAATCACCTTGGTCTCGCTGCCAAAGTATATGGGCACGAAAGCGATCCAGATGACGCAGGTCGTGTACATGGCGAATCCGATGAACTTGGCCTCGTTAAAGTTCTCCGGCACGTTGCGCGTCTTGATGGCGTAGAGGGTGCACAAGCCGATGAGAAGAGCATCGAAGGCCAACGGCGACAGCACCGCCCGAGGCGTCGTCGCGCAGGTGAGCACCGTTCTGTCGCGCGCCGGGTGTACTCTGATCGGCATCGCCGGCTCCATCATCAGCATCGTCGCGGCTACTGCTACTTCTATGGTTATCAGTATGCACGTTATCATGATCTGAGGAGAGGAAAGACGTTCGTTAAAAATGCGGACATACTTAATatagtattataataaaagacACGCGCGCATAAATACCTGGGCAGTGGCGGACATGAAGAGAGGCTTGCGTTTGGGGAAACGCTTTTTCGAGCCTGCCAGGATCCGGGCTATCCTGTTGGTCTTTGTGAAGAGGCTCGCGTAAATCATGGCGAAACTGATGCCCGGCATCAGACGGCTCAGCGTGCACGAGGTGTACGTCGGCTTGGCCAGTATGGGCAGCACCTAGTTTCGACGCGgacaaaacagaaaaatacgATCCAGCCTTCATTACTGACACGAGTCACACGCGcatcgctttttttttttttttttttttttttgttgtgtcCTATACACTCGCTGCCTCTGGTTTTGTTTTGTATCTCGCGGTGATTAGGCCGCGTTCggcttcgtttttttttcattcttttatTTGGGCGATTGATTATAGGCAACGAGTTTTTGTTtcgcgtgcgagcgcgcgtaTGTACGCATTAAGCCGGAGCCATTATACCCTCGTGCATATTCACAGCCCCTCAATAACTAATCAGTCTCCAGAGTCGATCAAAGTGCAGCTGCACGATTAAGCATTCAAGAGGCCTTAATACCCTACTAAGAGCCTAATATCCGAAGAAAAAGACACTGCGCGGTATAATATACTCACGGAGAAGTGCGAGAGTGTCATGCCGGCAAGGATGAGATAGCTGAGCTCGCGAGTGCTCGCCTTGACGACCGGCGTGTTGTTGTGCCTGATGAAGATGTGGCAGGTGATGAACGTTGCGAGCAGTCCTATGGCCGCCAACGTCATCGCTATTATCGCCTCGACGTCGGTCCACAGCGTGAACTCCTCCGGTATCACGTAACACGCTACCAAGTACATGTATATCGTGAATTCTGTCATTGTCTTACTAAGCCTTGATGGAGCTCGTGATTTATTACGCGATCAATCGCACCTGTTCTATTCTTGTTGGGCAACTGTCCCTGCGGACAGGGTATGCACTTGCTCTGTTCCTCGTCGGCGTACTGGTCGTGGTCACAGGGAACGCAagcccagcagcagcgcttCTCCTGACCGCCTGTCTTGAAGTTCTGTAAACGAGCGTTTAGCACAATGTAGGCCAATGTAATGGACGTGTCATTTGCCGGAACGCGGCATGTAATATAGTCGCTCCGACGTGGATTTGACAAGTGACTCCCGCAATATACACCGCTCTGAGAACTCGATCGCGTTGAACTGCTATATCTCTCGTGCATATTCGAAAGACAAAGTCTTCTTCGCCGCAGAACGAAAATATCGGGTTCGCGAGGTCCGGCGCAGAAAAAGCGAGCGAGCACCTTTGATTCGAAAGTAATACCAGGCACGCAGCGCGCAGGCATCTCAATTACACTCAATCCCTcgtgctttctctctcgctcacatTTCCGCAT
The sequence above is a segment of the Nasonia vitripennis strain AsymCx chromosome 3, Nvit_psr_1.1, whole genome shotgun sequence genome. Coding sequences within it:
- the LOC100118365 gene encoding putative neutral sphingomyelinase — translated: MSEELTLNVLTLNCWGIPYVSKNRVNRMNAIADKLMSEDYDIVCLQEVWSIDDFRLIRAKTQDKLPYSHYFFSGVVGSGICIFSRYCIGDVMFHKWTLNGYVHKIHHGDWFGGKGVGLCRIQAQNVHINVYVAHLHAEYCRENDEYNAHRVMQAFDTAQFIRMTRGGADAVILGGDLNTEPQDLAFRIICGIAELSDACSKDANSLGTSECAKNSYTDLRVARKIPQGKRIDHILYLGSKRYKVDVSEFSHPFPTRVPDKTFSYSDHEAVMASFKFTKGYHNANTSNDIKEHLKEAINVCEAALRNVRRQRLWYLIASLILIIPLVWSMGLDYLMTNFESSIGFNLLRLFITSVLCYTLFMSTIWNSLEKNALKAGCMAMELHLLKLLRKSQNECLMSNINGQR
- the LOC100118400 gene encoding metabotropic glutamate receptor 1 isoform X3, with the protein product MSFRRRCAGRILLLLLLSLAVHAEAQVRQDTSARLNGDFVIGALFSVHQQPTRGSQNALMCGAIRELYGIQRIETALWTLDQINNNSEVLRGVTLGLEARDSCWYAPVALQQSIELVRDAITPAISKASLPAQDGLSDSCLLEPSLQNLEKKSPLIGVVGPGSSSTALQVQNLLQLFSIPQIGYSCTSRDLSDKSRYSTFLRVVPSDYYQAQLLVDLVRYFNWTYVSIVNTDENYGTSGIQAFRELAEKTGVCVAREDSILTSADDAAFDAVIQNLDQDRAANVVVCFCEGFTIRHLMEASKRMNLTGRFVFVGSDGWADRDDVVHDLESEAWGSLSIRIHSPYVAEFDNYYLSLHPYNNTRNPWFNEFWQFNFNCSLPVESEKDSRYKLPPNFPNCTGEERLTYERYRQDPKMSFVMKSFWAMAHGLHNMLEETCGHNYTGVCKQMFPFNGTRFLHHLMNVTFAFGEEFVEFDRRGDPPGRYEILNYQLMPNGTYAYVQIGDWNNGTLTLTGWPQSRSPSLVESVCSKPCPPGYYKNFKTGGQEKRCCWACVPCDHDQYADEEQSKCIPCPQGQLPNKNRTACYVIPEEFTLWTDVEAIIAMTLAAIGLLATFITCHIFIRHNNTPVVKASTRELSYLILAGMTLSHFSVLPILAKPTYTSCTLSRLMPGISFAMIYASLFTKTNRIARILAGSKKRFPKRKPLFMSATAQIMITCILITIEVAVAATMLMMEPAMPIRVHPARDRTVLTCATTPRAVLSPLAFDALLIGLCTLYAIKTRNVPENFNEAKFIGFAMYTTCVIWIAFVPIYFGSETKVITMCMCVTLSASVTLVFLFMPKLYIIVLRPDRNNRALFTTSKSIRCHIGARVAAAIAEPTPKHAVYRISESEETESSSAYRSNSSSIKRRTLSTQTDKELLMSLCQALLLGTATATTGKASPVKSIDDHQQQQQQQPKQLMWECEATVEYDEACEQCNGLRRASMEKSEASQTRLAYVRNHRGESVSYERNHWAELDVKRLVDDLRRRSVAAYPSAQSNCHRGPTSSFAAGASSSPLGRKKMNGLRGADYELHQLGRRDSSRAESGAIDSETLRLIDLRARIREESELQPSDSGDPVINITITLGHGLPDYVDAPVSEL
- the LOC100118400 gene encoding metabotropic glutamate receptor 1 isoform X1, coding for MSFRRRCAGRILLLLLLSLAVHAEAQVRQDTSARLNGDFVIGALFSVHQQPTRGSQNALMCGAIRELYGIQRIETALWTLDQINNNSEVLRGVTLGLEARDSCWYAPVALQQSIELVRDAITPAISKASLPAQDGLSDSCLLEPSLQNLEKKSPLIGVVGPGSSSTALQVQNLLQLFSIPQIGYSCTSRDLSDKSRYSTFLRVVPSDYYQAQLLVDLVRYFNWTYVSIVNTDENYGTSGIQAFRELAEKTGVCVAREDSILTSADDAAFDAVIQNLDQDRAANVVVCFCEGFTIRHLMEASKRMNLTGRFVFVGSDGWADRDDVVHDLESEAWGSLSIRIHSPYVAEFDNYYLSLHPYNNTRNPWFNEFWQFNFNCSLPVESEKDSRYKLPPNFPNCTGEERLTYERYRQDPKMSFVMKSFWAMAHGLHNMLEETCGHNYTGVCKQMFPFNGTRFLHHLMNVTFAFGEEFVEFDRRGDPPGRYEILNYQLMPNGTYAYVQIGDWNNGTLTLTGWPQSRSPSLVESVCSKPCPPGYYKNFKTGGQEKRCCWACVPCDHDQYADEEQSKCIPCPQGQLPNKNRTACYVIPEEFTLWTDVEAIIAMTLAAIGLLATFITCHIFIRHNNTPVVKASTRELSYLILAGMTLSHFSVLPILAKPTYTSCTLSRLMPGISFAMIYASLFTKTNRIARILAGSKKRFPKRKPLFMSATAQIMITCILITIEVAVAATMLMMEPAMPIRVHPARDRTVLTCATTPRAVLSPLAFDALLIGLCTLYAIKTRNVPENFNEAKFIGFAMYTTCVIWIAFVPIYFGSETKRLFKDAKLSQVITMCMCVTLSASVTLVFLFMPKLYIIVLRPDRNNRALFTTSKSIRCHIGARVAAAIAEPTPKHAVYRISESEETESSSAYRSNSSSIKRRTLSTQTDKELLMSLCQALLLGTATATTGKASPVKSIDDHQQQQQQQPKQLMWECEATVEYDEACEQCNGLRRASMEKSEASQTRLAYVRNHRGESVSYERNHWAELDVKRLVDDLRRRSVAAYPSAQSNCHRGPTSSFAAGASSSPLGRKKMNGLRGADYELHQLGRRDSSRAESGAIDSETLRLIDLRARIREESELQPSDSGDPVINITITLGHGLPDYVDAPVSEL
- the LOC100118400 gene encoding metabotropic glutamate receptor 1 isoform X2, with translation MSFRRRCAGRILLLLLLSLAVHAEAQVRQDTSARLNGDFVIGALFSVHQQPTRGSQNALMCGAIRELYGIQRIETALWTLDQINNNSEVLRGVTLGLEARDSCWYAPVALQQSIELVRDAITPAISKASLPAQDGLSDSCLLEPSLNLEKKSPLIGVVGPGSSSTALQVQNLLQLFSIPQIGYSCTSRDLSDKSRYSTFLRVVPSDYYQAQLLVDLVRYFNWTYVSIVNTDENYGTSGIQAFRELAEKTGVCVAREDSILTSADDAAFDAVIQNLDQDRAANVVVCFCEGFTIRHLMEASKRMNLTGRFVFVGSDGWADRDDVVHDLESEAWGSLSIRIHSPYVAEFDNYYLSLHPYNNTRNPWFNEFWQFNFNCSLPVESEKDSRYKLPPNFPNCTGEERLTYERYRQDPKMSFVMKSFWAMAHGLHNMLEETCGHNYTGVCKQMFPFNGTRFLHHLMNVTFAFGEEFVEFDRRGDPPGRYEILNYQLMPNGTYAYVQIGDWNNGTLTLTGWPQSRSPSLVESVCSKPCPPGYYKNFKTGGQEKRCCWACVPCDHDQYADEEQSKCIPCPQGQLPNKNRTACYVIPEEFTLWTDVEAIIAMTLAAIGLLATFITCHIFIRHNNTPVVKASTRELSYLILAGMTLSHFSVLPILAKPTYTSCTLSRLMPGISFAMIYASLFTKTNRIARILAGSKKRFPKRKPLFMSATAQIMITCILITIEVAVAATMLMMEPAMPIRVHPARDRTVLTCATTPRAVLSPLAFDALLIGLCTLYAIKTRNVPENFNEAKFIGFAMYTTCVIWIAFVPIYFGSETKRLFKDAKLSQVITMCMCVTLSASVTLVFLFMPKLYIIVLRPDRNNRALFTTSKSIRCHIGARVAAAIAEPTPKHAVYRISESEETESSSAYRSNSSSIKRRTLSTQTDKELLMSLCQALLLGTATATTGKASPVKSIDDHQQQQQQQPKQLMWECEATVEYDEACEQCNGLRRASMEKSEASQTRLAYVRNHRGESVSYERNHWAELDVKRLVDDLRRRSVAAYPSAQSNCHRGPTSSFAAGASSSPLGRKKMNGLRGADYELHQLGRRDSSRAESGAIDSETLRLIDLRARIREESELQPSDSGDPVINITITLGHGLPDYVDAPVSEL